A window from Candidatus Nitrospira neomarina encodes these proteins:
- a CDS encoding response regulator, which produces MTVSSQTFERVSGIDSVTILLIDDSPDNLMILGDVLEQMGYQVIGAEDGEQGLDLAQRIQPDLIFMDVKMPGLEGFQVCVRLRARENFRRTPIILMSAQSEITHRERAFAAGGSEFWPKPITPMKIRTELHRFLK; this is translated from the coding sequence ATGACGGTATCATCACAGACTTTTGAAAGGGTTTCCGGTATCGATTCCGTCACCATATTGCTCATTGATGATTCCCCGGATAATTTGATGATCCTGGGAGATGTCTTAGAACAAATGGGCTATCAGGTGATCGGTGCAGAAGATGGAGAGCAGGGACTTGATCTCGCTCAACGGATTCAACCCGACTTGATATTTATGGATGTGAAAATGCCCGGGCTTGAGGGGTTCCAGGTCTGTGTACGACTTCGAGCACGGGAGAACTTTCGGCGTACCCCCATTATTCTCATGAGCGCGCAATCAGAAATCACTCATCGAGAGCGAGCTTTCGCAGCTGGAGGCTCTGAATTTTGGCCTAAACCCATAACCCCCATGAAAATCCGGACCGAACTACATCGATTTTTGAAATAA
- the mdoH gene encoding glucans biosynthesis glucosyltransferase MdoH encodes MKSREATIADARHSLAPPRRISWRIAAGLRRALLTILVLIQSFVAASYMTAILPYHGGNFLEMAIIALFFVLFVWISVGFWIGMFGFVLRCFGGDRFSPLGRHTAAELSTQPLARTAVVMPIYHEPIQRTFGGIRAMYRSLEQTGQIDHFDFFILSDSRNPDVWLAEQAAWHRLCTELGAGGHLFYRRRSLNQHYKSGNIADFLRRWGSGYEYMIVLDADSLMGGSTLVTMVQLMQAEPQTGILQTSPTLINARSMFARVQQFANHIYGPLFTTGLASLQLGEAVYWGHNAILRTQAFMEHAGLKRLPGPGLFHGPILSHDFVEASFMGRGGYEVWLEPELSHSYEESPPTLVDDLQRDKRWAKGNLQHIWLMLFEPGLRPAHRMAFLNGIMSYLASPLWLIFLVLTTIEAARLVLYPINYFPEPHSLFPHWPEWNPEWAIILASSTLFLLFLPKFLSVIDVIRCRRGRQHGGIIRLLISVFLEIVVSTLLAPIRMLAHSRFVLEALLNTTLRWAGQNRTDETGWSAAILNQAPGTLIAGAWAAFAFWLDQMFFFWSLPVAGPLVFAAPTSVFLSRVGPGDRLKRWGFLQVPEESHGSPLLDDVYARTYPQLETYTERSSPAIQAILDPVLNQVHQAMAHAHRGGKKQEMILALRKRCFQHGPHSLTQKELCHLVRDRASLQWLHEQAWQAPPDSYWGKALQHHFQH; translated from the coding sequence ATGAAAAGTCGTGAAGCCACAATTGCCGATGCCCGGCATTCGCTGGCTCCCCCCAGACGAATAAGCTGGAGAATTGCCGCAGGACTCCGGCGTGCCCTGCTGACCATATTAGTCCTCATTCAATCTTTCGTGGCCGCTTCGTATATGACGGCCATCCTTCCCTATCATGGGGGGAATTTTCTGGAGATGGCGATTATTGCCCTGTTTTTTGTGCTATTCGTCTGGATTTCCGTTGGATTTTGGATTGGCATGTTCGGCTTTGTCCTCCGGTGTTTCGGTGGGGATCGATTTTCCCCACTGGGACGCCATACCGCTGCAGAGTTAAGCACTCAACCCCTAGCACGGACAGCCGTGGTCATGCCGATCTACCACGAACCCATTCAGCGGACGTTCGGCGGCATCCGAGCAATGTATCGCTCCTTAGAACAGACCGGGCAGATTGACCATTTTGATTTTTTCATTCTTTCCGACAGCCGTAATCCGGATGTGTGGTTGGCTGAACAAGCCGCCTGGCATCGGTTATGTACCGAATTGGGAGCGGGAGGACATCTGTTTTATCGGCGCCGGTCCTTAAACCAGCATTATAAAAGTGGCAATATTGCCGACTTTCTTCGCCGGTGGGGTTCCGGCTATGAGTACATGATCGTCCTTGATGCAGATAGTCTCATGGGTGGATCCACCCTGGTCACGATGGTGCAACTCATGCAGGCTGAACCTCAAACAGGCATTCTGCAAACCAGCCCCACCTTGATCAATGCCCGTTCAATGTTTGCACGGGTCCAGCAATTTGCCAATCATATCTATGGCCCACTGTTTACAACAGGCCTTGCCTCCCTACAGCTTGGGGAAGCAGTCTACTGGGGCCATAACGCCATTCTTCGTACACAAGCGTTTATGGAACATGCCGGCCTGAAGCGGCTTCCCGGACCAGGACTTTTTCATGGCCCTATTCTCAGCCACGATTTTGTGGAAGCCTCATTTATGGGACGGGGCGGGTATGAAGTCTGGCTGGAACCGGAACTTTCTCATAGTTATGAAGAATCCCCTCCCACCCTTGTGGATGACCTGCAACGCGATAAACGATGGGCCAAGGGAAATTTACAGCACATCTGGCTCATGCTGTTTGAACCTGGGCTGCGGCCTGCGCATCGCATGGCCTTTTTGAACGGGATTATGTCCTACCTGGCCTCCCCGTTGTGGTTAATCTTTTTGGTATTAACAACGATCGAAGCCGCGCGTCTGGTCCTGTATCCCATCAATTACTTTCCAGAACCTCATAGTCTGTTTCCCCATTGGCCGGAATGGAATCCGGAATGGGCCATTATTCTGGCCAGCAGCACCTTGTTTCTGCTGTTTTTACCGAAATTTCTATCCGTAATCGATGTCATCCGATGTCGACGGGGCAGACAGCATGGTGGCATCATTCGACTGTTGATCAGTGTCTTCCTGGAAATAGTGGTTTCTACTCTTCTGGCGCCCATTCGCATGTTGGCCCATAGCCGTTTTGTGTTAGAAGCGCTGCTCAACACCACGTTACGGTGGGCCGGTCAGAATCGGACAGATGAAACCGGCTGGTCAGCCGCCATTTTAAATCAAGCCCCAGGGACGCTGATTGCCGGAGCCTGGGCCGCATTCGCTTTCTGGCTTGATCAGATGTTTTTTTTCTGGTCCCTTCCGGTCGCAGGACCACTCGTATTTGCCGCGCCCACCTCCGTCTTTCTCAGTCGGGTGGGACCAGGTGACCGACTGAAGCGCTGGGGATTTTTGCAAGTTCCTGAGGAAAGTCATGGCTCACCATTGCTGGATGATGTCTATGCCAGGACCTATCCTCAACTAGAAACCTACACTGAACGATCTTCTCCCGCCATTCAGGCTATTTTGGATCCGGTGCTAAACCAGGTTCATCAAGCCATGGCTCATGCGCATCGAGGTGGCAAAAAACAGGAAATGATCCTCGCACTCCGCAAACGGTGCTTTCAACATGGTCCACACTCTCTCACGCAAAAAGAGCTCTGTCACCTGGTACGCGACCGGGCCAGTTTACAATGGCTGCATGAGCAGGCCTGGCAGGCTCCACCTGATTCCTATTGGGGCAAAGCCCTTCAGCATCATTTTCAACACTGA
- a CDS encoding CARDB domain-containing protein, whose translation MNMTKIFVSMMFVVLCSSPAFSASWLECNGDSGKKLRWGGNSTTARINTGSFPAGSVLQAAQRGVNITNTNPSPFSINHTTETGGVGSGNGQNEIWAASISPPGEARMRYHCYWLFGWHYGLDEVDIVLDSTGRSWTTSQNKSANFTYTGSSRPIDAVIVHEAGHYLGLMHVNWEYNVMGDSWRHHHTNGGSAITYFGEDASHGARVLYGSQSSSFNDVSASHWRRTGASGEYSSHDRVRVRNSANTGTLTGITIAGEPGFRVNRGNVVRPEFTIENNGKQTHANVTFGIYVSTNDFISYSDTRIGGGSFGSIHPADVLTTTIPVIIPNFLNAGQNYWLGIIVDEDNDINEVNGSNNRAYIPIRVQ comes from the coding sequence ATGAATATGACAAAAATTTTCGTATCCATGATGTTCGTGGTGTTATGTAGTTCTCCCGCATTTTCAGCATCCTGGCTGGAATGTAATGGAGACAGTGGCAAGAAATTGCGTTGGGGAGGAAACTCCACGACAGCGCGGATCAATACCGGAAGTTTTCCAGCCGGGAGCGTCCTGCAGGCGGCCCAACGAGGTGTGAATATTACGAACACGAATCCCTCGCCGTTTTCAATTAACCATACGACCGAAACCGGTGGTGTGGGAAGTGGAAATGGACAAAATGAAATATGGGCCGCAAGTATTTCTCCACCGGGAGAGGCCCGCATGCGCTATCACTGCTACTGGTTATTCGGGTGGCATTATGGGCTGGATGAAGTGGATATTGTGTTGGATTCGACAGGGCGGTCCTGGACGACCTCCCAAAACAAAAGCGCGAATTTTACTTATACCGGCTCAAGCCGTCCCATCGATGCGGTCATTGTGCATGAGGCCGGACACTACCTTGGCCTGATGCATGTCAATTGGGAATACAATGTCATGGGTGATTCCTGGCGCCACCATCACACCAATGGGGGATCAGCTATCACGTATTTCGGAGAAGATGCTTCGCATGGGGCGCGGGTGCTGTATGGCTCGCAAAGCTCTTCCTTTAACGATGTGTCCGCTTCGCACTGGCGAAGAACCGGAGCCAGCGGTGAGTATTCAAGTCATGACCGGGTACGAGTTCGCAATAGTGCCAACACCGGGACGTTGACGGGTATTACGATTGCCGGGGAACCCGGGTTTCGGGTGAATCGAGGAAATGTGGTGCGGCCTGAATTTACGATCGAAAATAATGGGAAACAGACTCATGCCAACGTCACCTTCGGAATCTATGTCTCAACGAATGACTTTATTAGCTACAGCGATACCCGTATTGGTGGGGGATCCTTTGGCTCGATTCATCCTGCCGATGTGTTAACTACCACGATTCCGGTGATCATACCCAATTTTCTGAATGCGGGGCAAAATTACTGGCTGGGAATCATCGTTGATGAGGACAACGATATCAATGAGGTGAATGGTTCGAACAATCGGGCGTATATACCCATCCGGGTTCAGTGA
- a CDS encoding glycosyltransferase family 2 protein — MEKLQDPINKKNQLVSIVIPVYNERKTIETIVGRVQKVEIPKELIIVDDGSTDGTREWLYEQFSQGDAEDKQSQKLICESRADCSQVLVLAHQHNQGKGAALKTGFGQVRGSIVIVQDADLEYSPEDYYRLLEPVLTGRADVVYGSRFLGGWKGSWPPVSYMGNKIFTTLTNAATGLSLTDVWTGYKVFKQEVLSDISLEESGFELELELTLKVAQKNWRVAEVPISYLPRSKADGKKIRWRDGIQSIKTLYRYSHPS, encoded by the coding sequence ATGGAAAAGCTACAAGATCCCATAAATAAAAAAAATCAATTGGTGAGTATTGTTATTCCGGTCTATAACGAACGGAAAACGATTGAGACGATTGTCGGCCGGGTGCAAAAGGTGGAAATTCCAAAAGAACTCATCATTGTTGATGACGGGTCCACGGATGGAACTCGGGAATGGCTCTACGAGCAGTTTAGTCAGGGGGATGCAGAGGATAAACAAAGCCAGAAATTAATCTGTGAGTCACGGGCCGATTGTTCTCAAGTCCTGGTGTTGGCTCATCAGCACAATCAAGGAAAAGGCGCAGCCCTGAAAACGGGATTTGGGCAGGTTCGAGGGAGCATTGTGATCGTACAGGATGCCGATTTGGAATATAGTCCAGAGGATTATTATCGACTGTTGGAGCCGGTGTTAACAGGCCGGGCCGATGTTGTCTACGGATCCCGGTTTTTGGGGGGCTGGAAAGGGAGTTGGCCACCGGTCTCCTATATGGGGAACAAGATTTTCACCACCTTAACCAATGCTGCGACTGGGTTATCATTGACGGATGTATGGACCGGTTACAAAGTGTTTAAACAGGAAGTCTTGAGCGATATCTCGCTCGAAGAATCAGGGTTTGAATTGGAGTTGGAGCTCACACTGAAAGTGGCTCAGAAGAATTGGCGCGTGGCAGAGGTGCCGATTTCTTATTTACCCAGAAGTAAAGCGGACGGAAAAAAAATCCGCTGGAGAGATGGAATTCAGTCCATCAAAACGCTGTATCGGTATTCCCACCCTTCATAA